The nucleotide sequence TCGGTCGTGATGGTGAATGCGTGCAGTGTGGGAAATGGTAAATGAAGCTTTCCAGCGACTGGTGCAACGATAAGCCCAGATTCGGCATCCACAGCAAGGCCAGCACCAAAATAAGTTTCAGCAATGGTGGGGTCCGGTACTTGGGTCAATGCCAAAACAGTCCCATCAACCGGGGCATGTACTTGGACTGTTGGGTCCACAACGGCTGGCGCATTGGCAACAGCCTTTGCCGGGGTGGGACCCCGATACCCTTTGCCGGGTTCGTCAATAAACGTAGGGATAAAGGGTTCGTCCTTCCCTCGCCCAATCAAGGTTCTTAATGTGCGAATTAACCCGGCCATCATCAAAACGGTAGCGCATACGGACGATCTTGACCGACACTCAGGTTCCACGCTCCGGTGCCGAACTTATGGGCACGATCAATTCCGTTCACCTCATGGAGATACTTTGAAACGCGCACTTGTGGTAGATGATTCACGAGCGATGTGCAGTCTATTGCGCCGGTTACTTTCTCGGTTCGGCTTTGAAAGTGATATTGCGCACAATGGTGAAGAAGCTCTAAAAAAAGTGGAAGAGCATGGGGCCTATGATGTGGCGTTAATTGACCACAACATGCCCATTATGAATGGGATCGCGATGATCGAAGCTATCCGTGAACATCGTGAGTATGACCATATGAAACTGTTGATGGTCACTGGTGATTCGGATCCACGCACCGTGGTACGTGCTTTACGTTCTGGTGCAGACGAGTACGCAATGAAACCGATCACCGTTGAAGTAATCGAAGACAAACTTCGGTTGCTCTCACTACCGATCGATCCTGTTCCAACGGCAAATCCCTAGGACGAGATTATGGCCTCCGCAGTAAAGGTGTTGTTAATTGACGACGCAAGTCTGATTCGTCGGTTACTTGGTCGTGTCTTAAATCAAGACCCGCTAATCGAAGTTGTTGGTGAGGCCGAAAACGGTCAAGAAGGCGTGGAACTCGCCCGGACCTTACAGCCCCAAGTCATCATCCTTGATATTGAGATGCCGGTGATGAACGGCATGGAAGCGTTACCACTCCTCAAAAAAGCCGCTCCAAAAGCTCGTATCATCATGTTCTCAACGCTCACGGAAAGCGGTGCGCGTGCAACATTGGATGCGTTATCTGCTGGAGCAGATGACTATGTAACGAAGCCGTCGAATACGGGTAGCTTTGCGGCAACAGCAGGCCAGATAAATAAGCAGTTGGCTCCAATGATTAAAGCATTGGCAGCCTCAGCAACGACATACCCTTCTATACGTCCTCATGCCGAGCCAAAGGCAGCGCAACAAACGGTGCCAGATGCTGACCACTCGTGGTTAACGGTTACAAGTGATGGGGCACCAGAAATTGTGGTGGTGGGTGTTTCAACGGGAGGCCCACAAGCCTTGCAAACGTTTGTGCCGGCGTTACCAGCAGATCTCGAGGTACCGGTATTGATTGTTCAGCATATGCCTGCAATGTTTACCCGCCTCCTTGCCGAACGTTTGGATGCCCAAAGCGCCGTGAAAGTGGGTGAAGCAACAAACGGTCAGGTCGTTAAACCTGGAGAAGTGTGGTTTGCCCCTGGTGGAGAGCATATGTATGTAACTCGCCAGGGAGAGAACATCGTATTAACCACGGACACAGCACCACCGGTCAATGAATGCCGCCCTGCTGTCGACCCGCTCTTTGAATCTGCGGTTGAGAACTTTGGATCCCGTGTATTAGGTGTCATGTTGACCGGCATGGGTAACGATGGCTTAGCTGGTTCACGCCTTATTAAAAGTGTTGACGGGTATGTCATCGTTCAGGACCAGGCCAGCAGTGTGGTATGGGGTATGCCCGGCATGGTCGCGAAAGCTGATCTTGCCGATCAAATCCTTCCTCTGAATGAAATTGCACCACGTGTTGTTGATTTGCTATCAACCCCGAGGAATCGCAAATGAGTATGGAGGCGTCAGCCCCATCCAGTAGCCCTCTGAGACTTAACAACAAAGTCAGTCAAGGGGACTACGAGTGGGTTCGTGAGTTCTTGCGCCGTGAGTGTGCGATATCACTGAGCGCTGGAAAAGAGTATTTGGTATCCAGTCGGATGACGCCGCTTATTCGACAATATGGTTTTAATGACATTGCTGAGCTCATTGAGGCAGTTCGCCAAGACCAAACCTCTCCACTGGCAGGAGAATTGGTTGACGCAATGACAACAAATGAAACATCATTTTTTCGTGATGTTCACCCATTTGATAGTCTGCGCGACAATGTTCTACCAGAACTGATACCGGCACGTTCAGCAACAAAGCGCCTCCAGATTTGGAGTGGGGCTTGTTCATCGGGCCAAGAACCCTTAAGTATCGCAATGTTGATCCGCGAGAACTTTCCTGAACTGAACGACTGGAATATTCAGATTATCGGTACAGATATTTCTCGATCTATTTTAGCCAAGGCAGAGAAAGGCGAGTACAGCCAGCTAGAAGTTAATCGCGGTCTGCCTGCCCGTCTCCTTGTTAAGTATTTTGACCGCCATGGTGCACGATTCCGTGTAAAAGACGAATTAATGCAGATGGTGAAGTACGCCCACTTAAACCTTGCAAAAGAATGGAAAGACCTTCCAACTTTTGATGTGATTTTCCTAAGAAATGTGCTTATTTATTTCGAAGATGACACAAAAGCAAGCATTCTTCGTCAAGCACGAGAACATCTTGCCGATGATGGGTGGCTTGCACTAGGTGGAGCAGAAACGACCCGCAGAGTACCAAACATGGACTTTTCACGTCACCTGGTTGGCCGTACGGTCTGGTATCGAGCGTGTAGAGGTTAATGATGATTTGTACTGACGATGACATTGTTGAAATTGTTGACACTATTTGGGCATCCTTTTTTGAAGGCGATGTTGACCCAGGTGACCCGGCAGAGTTTTCAGCTCAAACGCGAACCGGGCTTATCCATGTTCATGGACAAGATGAAGCCACAATCAACATCAAAGTCAATGAAGAGCTGGCTCAAATGATTGCATCCATGATGTTTGGTATCCCCGCGGAAGAACTCGCAGATGATGAAATCACTGATGCACTTGGTGAGATTACCAACATGCTGGGTGGTTCAGTGAAGGCCTATTTAACTGGAGATGCCAATCTCAGTTTGCCAACCGTAATTACGGGTGCCTATCGCGTCAATAGCCCGGGAACGATTACCACAAATACCGTTTGGATGTGGAATAACGATCAACCCATTCTGGTTGAAATTGTTGAACGAGCCAGTTAAACGCAAACGAAAGAAATGCTATGAAGGTACTAGTTGTTGATGACTCAAAAGCAATGCGCATGATCGTGACTCGAACCCTGAAGCAAACTGACTTTGCTGATGCAGAAGTCGTTCAGGCTGAAGACGGTGTTGAAGCGCTTGAAAAAGTTAAGCAAGAAGGTCCATTCAGTCTCATTCTGAGTGACTGGAATATGCCCAATATGGATGGTCTTCAATTCTTAAAAGAAGTCCGTGCCCTAGGGGTAGACACGACCTTTGGGTTTATTACCACCGAATCAACGGGTGCCCGTCGCCTTGAAGCGATTAAGGCCGGCGCTGACTTCACTATCGGCAAACCGTTTACAGCCGATGGGTTTAAAGAAATCATGGCAACTCTGGACTAACCCGAATACTAAATCCACGGTAGCTCGGGAGGACATAATGGCGAAAGCACAAGACCCTATCCCTATGCCTCTACAAGATGATGTAAGAGAAATCTTTGGCGATCTCTTTGGGCGCGGGTGCACAGTAGAAAAAACAAAAGACCGAATACCGTTTGGTCCCGATCAAGAAGAAATTGTATTAGGTGATTTCATTCTTGATGACGGGTCTGTCGGTGCGGTCGTCAGTGCCGATCTCGCGATGGCTGCTTATGCCGGGGCCGCTTTGGTCATGATGCCAGTAGGTATTGCTGAAGAAGCACTTAGCGCAGGGCGTATCGATGGAGACATGTTTGACTGCTTTCGCGAAGTAGTCAACGTCATGGGCCGGTTATTAAACCGAGAGAGCACACCCCATCTACGACTCCGCGCCATTTACCGATCGGGAGATATTTTGCCCGGTCAAACCCGAACAATGTTACGACAAGCTGACCGCAGGAAAGACTTCGATGTTGCAATCGAGGAGTATGGAACAGGCAAATTGGCCATCATGGTTAAAGGTACCGCTGCTTAGCAAACCCTTTGCTAAGGAGTCATTCGACGTACCTTCCATCGCAGTAGTTGCTGCGATGGCA is from Stomatohabitans albus and encodes:
- a CDS encoding chemotaxis response regulator protein-glutamate methylesterase, which codes for MASAVKVLLIDDASLIRRLLGRVLNQDPLIEVVGEAENGQEGVELARTLQPQVIILDIEMPVMNGMEALPLLKKAAPKARIIMFSTLTESGARATLDALSAGADDYVTKPSNTGSFAATAGQINKQLAPMIKALAASATTYPSIRPHAEPKAAQQTVPDADHSWLTVTSDGAPEIVVVGVSTGGPQALQTFVPALPADLEVPVLIVQHMPAMFTRLLAERLDAQSAVKVGEATNGQVVKPGEVWFAPGGEHMYVTRQGENIVLTTDTAPPVNECRPAVDPLFESAVENFGSRVLGVMLTGMGNDGLAGSRLIKSVDGYVIVQDQASSVVWGMPGMVAKADLADQILPLNEIAPRVVDLLSTPRNRK
- a CDS encoding response regulator; translated protein: MKVLVVDDSKAMRMIVTRTLKQTDFADAEVVQAEDGVEALEKVKQEGPFSLILSDWNMPNMDGLQFLKEVRALGVDTTFGFITTESTGARRLEAIKAGADFTIGKPFTADGFKEIMATLD
- a CDS encoding chemotaxis protein CheX — translated: MICTDDDIVEIVDTIWASFFEGDVDPGDPAEFSAQTRTGLIHVHGQDEATINIKVNEELAQMIASMMFGIPAEELADDEITDALGEITNMLGGSVKAYLTGDANLSLPTVITGAYRVNSPGTITTNTVWMWNNDQPILVEIVERAS
- a CDS encoding glucose PTS transporter subunit IIA, with protein sequence MAGLIRTLRTLIGRGKDEPFIPTFIDEPGKGYRGPTPAKAVANAPAVVDPTVQVHAPVDGTVLALTQVPDPTIAETYFGAGLAVDAESGLIVAPVAGKLHLPFPTLHAFTITTETGIDVLVHIGVDTVHLPQGTFIAEVQDGDDVVVGQPIIRFDFERVCAQVQSLATCVLIQHISDHDVEVRPNAGSLGVFAGDDLFSLEVR
- a CDS encoding response regulator, giving the protein MKRALVVDDSRAMCSLLRRLLSRFGFESDIAHNGEEALKKVEEHGAYDVALIDHNMPIMNGIAMIEAIREHREYDHMKLLMVTGDSDPRTVVRALRSGADEYAMKPITVEVIEDKLRLLSLPIDPVPTANP
- a CDS encoding protein-glutamate O-methyltransferase CheR — encoded protein: MSMEASAPSSSPLRLNNKVSQGDYEWVREFLRRECAISLSAGKEYLVSSRMTPLIRQYGFNDIAELIEAVRQDQTSPLAGELVDAMTTNETSFFRDVHPFDSLRDNVLPELIPARSATKRLQIWSGACSSGQEPLSIAMLIRENFPELNDWNIQIIGTDISRSILAKAEKGEYSQLEVNRGLPARLLVKYFDRHGARFRVKDELMQMVKYAHLNLAKEWKDLPTFDVIFLRNVLIYFEDDTKASILRQAREHLADDGWLALGGAETTRRVPNMDFSRHLVGRTVWYRACRG